The Carassius gibelio isolate Cgi1373 ecotype wild population from Czech Republic chromosome B12, carGib1.2-hapl.c, whole genome shotgun sequence genome has a segment encoding these proteins:
- the LOC127969527 gene encoding uncharacterized protein LOC127969527, translating into MLSLCVQVFAVLVVCTAVTANRDISYMFRAWNMVDQPLQEQLAVVYKEMDSLKHEQVVMKQKQEALSKALTHCSQKPIDTDVEMNLTSLQTGSSHLLYTLTQDGDEGSGEDESDKSPDPCYHYTMLDHAWRATNYTTKNVVCDRHVQWKGWYRLFYRGKPIQMPERCVRKERCGTHVPLWLVGGHPRRRDGVVTRKLCGNWKNNCCLFKSPPIQVKACRGNYYVYKFVKPVACHLAYCADINTLVCGKCRKSESCISRDQITWMCRKNKRVKANVHFFVTYPASISGKVNRIMYRKVYVNQGGAFSTRTGIFRAPVSGVYQFFYSSQTGGSGATDLWLVVNNYWVAVSHSNVQGSSSFGNLSTYMTTLRKGATVYVTHNRGRSWANNASNTIVFGGSLLMVRKI; encoded by the exons ATGCTTTCCTTATGTGTTCAAGTGTTTGCCGTGCTGGTTGTCTGTACAGCCGTCACTGCGAACAGAGATATTTCA TATATGTTCAGAGCTTGGAATATGGTTGACCAGCCTTTGCAGGAGCAACTTGCTGTTGTGTATAAG GAGATGGACAGCTTGAAACATGAACAAGTAGTAATGAAACAAAAGCAAGAAGCCTTGAGCAAG GCATTAACACACTGTTCACAAAAGCCTATTGATACAGACGTGGAGATGAATTTGACATCACTGCAAAcag GCAGCAGCCATTTGCTGTATACCCTCACCCAGGATGGAGATGAAGGCTCTGGTGAGGATGAGAGTGATAAGTCCCCTGACCCCTGCTATCACTATACCATGCTGGACCATGCCTGGAGAGCCACAAACTACACCACCAAGAATGTTGTTTGTGACCGTCATGTCCAGTGGAAGGGCTGGTACCGTCTCTTCTACCGTGGGAAACCCATCCAGATGCCTGAGAGGTGTGTGAGGAAAGAAAGATGTGGCACGCACGTTCCACTATGGCTCGTTGGCGGTCATCCCCGGAGACGAGATGGGGTGGTCACCCGCAAATTGTGTGGAAACTGGAAAAACAACTGCTGTTTGTTCAAATCTCCTCCCATTCAAGTGAAAGCATGTAGGGGAAACTACTACGTCTATAAGTTTGTCAAACCAGTTGCTTGCCATTTGGCATACTGTGCAG ATATTAACACACTTGTCTGTGGAAAGTGCAGAAAATCTGAGTCTTGCATCAGCAGAGACCAAATCACCTGGATGTGTAGGAAAAACAAAAGAG TGAAAGCAAACGTCCATTTTTTTGTCACCTACCCGGCCAGCATCTCAGGAAAAGTGAACAGGATAATGTACAGGAAGGTGTATGTGAATCAAGGAGGGGCTTTCAGCACTCGCACCGGGATATTCAGAGCGCCGGTTTCTGGAGTCTATCAGTTCTTCTACTCCTCACAGACTGGGGGCAGTGGGGCAACTGATCTATGGCTGGTTGTAAATAATTACTGGGTGGCTGTGTCCCATAGCAATGTTCAGGGCTCCAGCTCTTTTGGGAATCTGTCTACTTACATGACGACTCTGCGCAAGGGTGCTACGGTTTATGTGACCCACAACCGTGGCCGCTCTTGGGCAAATAATGCATCCAACACCATAGTTTTTGGGGGTTCATTGCTTATGGTGAGAAAAATTTAA